One part of the Marichromatium purpuratum 984 genome encodes these proteins:
- a CDS encoding carbon-nitrogen hydrolase family protein, which translates to MNAKPKVGAVQMATGPNVSANLFEAERLIKEAAEGGAQLVVLPENFAFMGKRDQDQLTLREEDGEGPLQAFLARVAKQYGVWLVGGTIPMVAEDSSKVRAACMVYDDQGQRVARYDKIHLFDVSLPEVEERYHESAAIEAGDEVVVIDSPLGRLGVAVCYDLRFPEMFRKMLDRGVEILVVPSAFTAITGKAHWETLVRARAIENLVYVVAAAQGGFHINGRETHGHTMIVDPWGSVLAQVPRGAGSICCPVDEEFLESVRRNFPTIEHRRLKCHG; encoded by the coding sequence ATGAATGCGAAACCCAAGGTCGGGGCGGTGCAGATGGCGACCGGCCCCAACGTGAGCGCGAACCTGTTCGAGGCCGAGCGCTTGATCAAGGAGGCGGCCGAGGGCGGCGCCCAGCTGGTGGTGCTGCCCGAGAACTTCGCCTTCATGGGCAAGCGCGACCAGGATCAACTCACCCTCCGCGAAGAGGACGGCGAGGGGCCGCTGCAGGCCTTCCTCGCGCGGGTGGCCAAGCAGTACGGCGTGTGGCTGGTCGGTGGCACCATCCCGATGGTGGCCGAGGACTCGTCCAAGGTCCGCGCCGCGTGCATGGTCTATGACGACCAGGGCCAGCGGGTGGCGCGTTACGACAAGATCCATCTGTTCGACGTCAGTCTGCCCGAGGTCGAGGAGCGCTATCACGAGTCGGCCGCGATCGAGGCCGGTGACGAGGTGGTGGTGATCGACAGTCCGCTGGGACGGCTCGGCGTGGCGGTGTGCTACGATCTGCGCTTCCCGGAGATGTTCCGCAAGATGCTCGATCGCGGGGTGGAGATCCTGGTGGTGCCCTCGGCCTTCACCGCGATCACCGGCAAGGCGCACTGGGAGACCCTGGTGCGCGCACGCGCCATCGAGAACCTGGTCTATGTGGTTGCCGCCGCCCAGGGTGGTTTCCACATCAATGGGCGCGAGACCCATGGTCACACCATGATCGTCGACCCCTGGGGCTCGGTGCTGGCGCAGGTGCCGCGCGGGGCCGGCAGCATCTGCTGCCCGGTCGACGAGGAGTTCCTCGAGTCGGTGCGTCGCAATTTCCCGACCATCGAGCACCGTCGTTTGAAATGTCACGGCTGA
- the tldD gene encoding metalloprotease TldD, which yields MNDSLALARDSILAPVGLCDGDLDRLLGLLAGASVDAADIYFQSSRLQSWVLEDGIIKDGNFNIEQGAGLRVICGEKTGFAYSDELQFPALAQAAEAARAIARGGQSRSVAVGTGVAARTLYPPINPIDTLADADKIALLRQVDAEARAADPRVREVIASLVAVHDVVLVLADDGSLAADVRPLVRMNVSVIVEADGQREQGSSGGGARTDLGFFLAEERALGFAREAVRLALTSLEAEEAPAGTMPVVLGPGWPGVLLHEAVGHGLEGDFNRKGTSAFAGRLGERVAAPGVTVVDNGTLPGRRGSLAIDDEGTPTQDTVLIEDGILRGYMQDKLNARLMGVAPTGNGRRESYAHLPMPRMTNTYMLAGDRDPAEIIASVDKGLYAANFGGGQVDITSGKFVFSASEAYLIENGRIGRPVKGATLIGNGPEVMTRVSMIGNDLKLDEGVGTCGKDGQSVPVGVGQPTLRIDALTVGGTSA from the coding sequence ATGAACGATTCACTAGCGCTCGCGCGCGACAGCATCCTCGCGCCGGTCGGTCTCTGCGACGGCGATCTCGACCGTCTGCTCGGGCTGCTCGCCGGCGCCTCGGTCGATGCCGCCGACATCTATTTCCAGTCCAGTCGCCTGCAATCCTGGGTGCTCGAGGACGGCATCATCAAGGACGGCAACTTCAATATCGAGCAGGGCGCCGGGCTGCGGGTGATCTGTGGCGAGAAGACCGGTTTCGCCTATTCCGACGAGTTGCAGTTCCCCGCCCTGGCGCAGGCGGCCGAGGCGGCGCGGGCCATCGCCCGGGGTGGCCAGAGCCGCAGCGTGGCGGTCGGCACCGGGGTGGCGGCGCGCACGCTCTACCCGCCGATCAATCCCATCGATACCCTCGCCGATGCCGACAAGATCGCCTTGCTGCGCCAAGTTGACGCCGAGGCGCGCGCGGCCGACCCGCGCGTGCGCGAGGTGATTGCCAGTCTGGTGGCGGTGCACGACGTGGTGCTGGTGCTCGCCGATGACGGCTCGCTGGCCGCCGACGTGCGCCCGCTGGTGCGGATGAACGTGAGCGTGATCGTCGAGGCCGACGGGCAGCGCGAGCAGGGCTCGAGCGGCGGTGGCGCGCGCACCGATCTCGGCTTCTTCCTCGCCGAGGAGCGGGCGCTCGGCTTCGCCCGCGAGGCGGTGCGTCTCGCCCTCACCAGCCTCGAGGCCGAGGAGGCACCGGCCGGTACCATGCCGGTGGTGCTCGGTCCCGGCTGGCCCGGGGTGTTGCTGCACGAGGCCGTCGGTCACGGGCTCGAGGGCGACTTCAACCGCAAGGGCACCTCGGCCTTCGCCGGGCGGCTCGGCGAGCGGGTGGCCGCGCCCGGGGTGACGGTGGTCGACAACGGCACCCTGCCGGGACGGCGCGGCTCGCTGGCGATCGACGACGAGGGCACTCCGACCCAGGACACGGTGCTGATCGAGGACGGCATCCTGCGCGGCTACATGCAGGACAAGCTCAACGCCCGGTTGATGGGCGTGGCGCCAACCGGCAACGGCCGGCGCGAGTCCTACGCCCATCTGCCGATGCCACGCATGACCAACACCTATATGCTCGCCGGGGATCGTGATCCGGCCGAGATCATCGCCTCGGTCGACAAGGGGCTCTATGCTGCCAACTTCGGCGGCGGCCAGGTCGACATCACCTCGGGCAAATTCGTGTTCAGCGCCAGCGAGGCCTATCTGATCGAGAACGGTCGGATCGGTCGGCCGGTCAAGGGCGCGACCCTGATCGGCAACGGTCCCGAGGTGATGACCCGGGTGAGCATGATCGGCAACGACCTCAAGCTCGACGAGGGGGTCGGGACCTGTGGCAAGGACGGGCAGAGCGTGCCGGTCGGGGTCGGGCAGCCGACCCTGCGCATCGATGCGCTCACCGTCGGCGGCACCAGCGCTTGA